In a single window of the Pyrococcus sp. NA2 genome:
- the hypD gene encoding hydrogenase formation protein HypD: MLEKFRERAVAQKIVKKIHEESKGLGELKFMHVCGTHEDTVTRTGIRSLLPENVKIMSGPGCPVCITPVEDIVKMMEIMKIAREEGEEIILTTFGDMYRIPTPRGSFADLKSQGYDVRIVYSIYDSYKIAKNNPDKLVVHFSPGFETTTAPTAGMLETVIEEGIENFKIYSVHRLTPPAVEALVKAGTTFHGLIDPGHVSTIIGVKGWAHITEKYGIPQVVAGFEPVDVLLGILTLIRLVKEGEAKIVNEYTRVVKWEGNLKAQELIKKFFRIKDAKWRALGVIPRSGLELKREWKELEIRTYYNPDVPKLPDLEKGCLCGAVLRGLALPTDCPHFGKTCTPRHPIGPCMVSYEGTCSIFYKYGALF, from the coding sequence ATGCTAGAAAAGTTCAGAGAAAGAGCGGTAGCACAAAAAATCGTTAAGAAAATCCACGAGGAATCAAAGGGACTAGGAGAGCTAAAGTTCATGCATGTATGTGGAACCCATGAAGATACTGTGACAAGAACTGGAATAAGATCACTACTCCCAGAAAACGTGAAGATCATGAGTGGGCCGGGATGTCCAGTTTGTATAACCCCCGTTGAGGATATAGTGAAGATGATGGAAATCATGAAGATTGCGAGGGAGGAAGGAGAGGAGATAATATTAACGACATTTGGTGACATGTACAGAATTCCTACTCCAAGAGGTAGTTTTGCAGATTTAAAAAGCCAAGGATATGACGTTAGAATAGTGTACTCAATTTATGATTCTTATAAGATAGCCAAGAACAATCCGGATAAGCTCGTGGTTCACTTTTCTCCTGGCTTTGAAACAACGACAGCTCCAACAGCGGGGATGCTCGAAACAGTTATTGAAGAGGGAATTGAAAACTTCAAGATATACTCAGTCCATAGGCTAACACCCCCAGCAGTTGAGGCCCTGGTAAAAGCTGGGACAACTTTTCACGGGTTAATAGATCCAGGACACGTATCAACTATTATAGGGGTCAAGGGATGGGCTCATATAACTGAGAAGTATGGCATTCCCCAGGTCGTTGCTGGATTTGAACCAGTTGATGTTCTCCTAGGAATATTAACGCTGATAAGATTAGTGAAGGAAGGCGAGGCAAAGATAGTCAATGAGTACACAAGGGTAGTTAAGTGGGAAGGTAACTTGAAAGCTCAAGAGTTGATAAAGAAATTCTTTAGAATTAAAGATGCCAAGTGGAGAGCCCTCGGAGTGATACCAAGGAGTGGCCTTGAGCTTAAGAGGGAATGGAAAGAGCTCGAGATAAGAACCTATTATAATCCAGATGTTCCAAAGCTTCCAGATCTAGAGAAAGGTTGCCTATGTGGGGCAGTTCTAAGAGGACTTGCCCTTCCGACGGATTGCCCACACTTCGGAAAGACATGTACACCAAGACATCCAATAGGGCCCTGCATGGTTTCCTACGAGGGAACATGCTCAATATTCTACAAGTACGGAGCATTGTTTTAA
- the hypF gene encoding carbamoyltransferase HypF: MKAYKIHVQGIVQAVGFRPFVYRIAHAHNLKGYVRNLGDAGVEIVVEGREEDIKKFLEDLIKKKPPIARIDKIEKEEIPIQGFDRFYIEKSSKEGKKEGDSIIPPDIAICDDCLRELFDPTNKRYMYPFIVCTNCGPRFTIIEDLPYDRENTAMREFPMCDFCRSEYEDPLNRRYHAEPVACPTCGPSYRLYTADGNEIIGDPLRKAAKLIDKGYIVAIKGIGGIHLACDATNDEIVKELRKRIFRPQKPFAIMARDLETVKTFAYVSKEEEEELTSYRRPIVALRKKEPFPLPESLAPGLHTIGVMLPYAGTHYILFHWSETPVYVMTSANFPGMPMIKENEEAFEKLKDVADYLLLHNRRIPNRADDSVVRFVDGKRAVIRRSRGFVPLAIEIPFEYKGLAVGAELMNAFGVIKNGKVYPSQYIGNTSKIEVLEFMREAIRHFFKILRIKGIDLVISDLHPTYNTTKLAMEIAEEFNAELLQVQHHYAHVASVMAEHNLEEVVGIAMDGVGYGTDGRTWGGEVIYLSYEDIERLAHIEYYPLPGGDLASYYPLRALIGILSLNHDIEEIEGIIRKHCPGAIQSLRYGETEFKVIMRQLTSGINVAQASSMGRVLDAFSVLLNVSYKRNYEGEPAMKLESFAFRGKNDLNFTVPVEGEEVKVSELFEEVLNVIEDANPVDIAYSVHLALARTFAELSVEKAKEFGAKIIVLSGGVAYNELIVKTIRKIVERNGLRFLTTYEVPRGDNGINVGQAFLGGLYSEGYLNREDLSI; encoded by the coding sequence ATGAAAGCATACAAAATACATGTCCAAGGTATAGTTCAAGCCGTTGGATTCAGACCATTCGTCTACAGAATAGCTCACGCTCACAATTTAAAGGGATATGTGAGAAACCTTGGTGATGCTGGGGTTGAGATAGTTGTTGAAGGAAGAGAAGAAGATATAAAAAAGTTTCTTGAAGATCTAATAAAGAAAAAGCCCCCAATAGCCAGAATAGACAAAATAGAAAAAGAAGAAATCCCGATCCAGGGATTTGACAGATTCTATATCGAAAAAAGTTCCAAAGAAGGTAAAAAAGAGGGAGACTCGATAATTCCGCCTGACATAGCTATATGTGATGATTGTCTTAGAGAGCTCTTCGATCCGACAAACAAACGCTACATGTACCCCTTCATAGTCTGTACAAATTGTGGGCCCAGGTTTACGATAATTGAAGACTTACCCTACGATAGAGAGAATACGGCGATGAGAGAATTTCCAATGTGCGACTTTTGTAGAAGTGAGTATGAAGATCCACTGAACAGAAGGTATCATGCAGAACCCGTTGCATGTCCAACATGTGGACCAAGTTATCGATTATACACCGCCGATGGGAATGAGATAATAGGAGACCCCCTGAGAAAGGCTGCAAAGCTCATAGATAAGGGATACATCGTTGCGATAAAAGGAATAGGGGGAATACATCTAGCATGTGACGCAACTAATGACGAGATAGTTAAAGAGCTGAGGAAAAGGATATTCAGGCCTCAAAAGCCATTTGCAATAATGGCAAGGGATCTCGAGACAGTAAAAACGTTTGCTTATGTATCTAAAGAGGAAGAAGAGGAGTTAACAAGTTACAGAAGGCCAATAGTTGCTCTTAGAAAAAAGGAACCTTTTCCATTACCGGAAAGTTTAGCTCCAGGGTTGCATACAATTGGCGTCATGTTGCCCTACGCTGGAACCCACTACATCCTCTTCCACTGGAGTGAAACGCCAGTTTACGTAATGACCTCAGCCAACTTCCCTGGAATGCCAATGATTAAGGAGAACGAGGAGGCGTTTGAAAAGCTAAAAGATGTTGCCGATTATTTGTTACTCCACAACAGGAGAATTCCGAATAGGGCTGATGACAGTGTGGTTAGGTTCGTAGACGGTAAAAGAGCAGTTATAAGGAGAAGTAGAGGCTTTGTTCCACTTGCAATAGAGATACCATTTGAATATAAGGGATTGGCAGTTGGGGCAGAGTTGATGAATGCATTCGGAGTCATAAAGAATGGAAAGGTCTATCCAAGCCAGTATATAGGCAACACCTCCAAGATTGAGGTTCTCGAGTTCATGAGAGAAGCAATAAGACACTTCTTCAAGATATTGAGGATCAAGGGAATAGACCTTGTAATCTCGGATCTCCACCCAACATACAACACAACGAAACTTGCAATGGAAATTGCGGAGGAGTTTAACGCAGAACTCCTTCAGGTTCAGCATCACTATGCCCACGTTGCAAGCGTCATGGCTGAGCATAATCTGGAGGAAGTTGTTGGAATAGCAATGGATGGAGTTGGTTACGGAACCGATGGAAGGACCTGGGGTGGTGAGGTAATTTACCTTAGTTATGAGGACATTGAGAGGCTGGCACACATAGAGTACTATCCATTACCCGGAGGAGACCTCGCAAGCTATTATCCATTGAGAGCCCTGATTGGTATATTGAGTTTAAATCATGACATCGAGGAAATAGAGGGCATCATTAGAAAGCACTGTCCAGGAGCGATACAAAGCTTAAGATACGGTGAAACGGAATTCAAGGTAATAATGAGACAGTTAACAAGTGGAATCAACGTTGCTCAAGCATCCTCAATGGGTAGGGTTCTAGATGCGTTTTCGGTTCTCCTAAACGTCTCTTACAAAAGGAATTATGAAGGAGAACCAGCGATGAAGCTTGAGAGCTTTGCCTTCAGGGGTAAGAATGATCTGAACTTCACAGTCCCAGTAGAGGGAGAAGAGGTAAAGGTTTCTGAGCTCTTTGAAGAGGTTTTAAATGTAATTGAAGATGCAAATCCAGTTGATATCGCATACTCTGTCCATCTCGCACTTGCAAGAACATTTGCCGAGCTTAGCGTTGAGAAAGCCAAAGAGTTCGGAGCAAAGATAATAGTTCTCAGCGGAGGGGTTGCCTACAATGAATTGATAGTTAAAACGATAAGGAAGATTGTTGAAAGAAATGGACTAAGGTTCCTAACTACATACGAAGTTCCTAGGGGAGACAATGGAATAAACGTTGGCCAGGCTTTTCTAGGAGGACTCTACAGTGAGGGTTACCTAAATAGGGAAGACCTTAGTATTTAA
- a CDS encoding HypC/HybG/HupF family hydrogenase formation chaperone, translating into MCLAVPGKVVEIKGKVGIVDFGGIRREVRLDLLDDVKVGDYVIVHTGFAIEKLDEERAKEILEAWEEVFSVLGGE; encoded by the coding sequence ATGTGTCTCGCAGTTCCAGGGAAAGTTGTGGAAATTAAGGGTAAGGTTGGAATAGTTGATTTTGGAGGAATAAGGAGAGAGGTTAGGCTCGACCTTCTTGACGATGTAAAGGTTGGCGATTACGTAATAGTTCACACTGGTTTTGCAATTGAGAAGTTGGACGAGGAGAGAGCCAAAGAAATTCTTGAAGCGTGGGAAGAGGTATTCTCCGTCTTAGGAGGTGAGTAA